A stretch of Mesoplodon densirostris isolate mMesDen1 chromosome 7, mMesDen1 primary haplotype, whole genome shotgun sequence DNA encodes these proteins:
- the MADD gene encoding MAP kinase-activating death domain protein isoform X38, which produces MVQKKKSCPRLLDYLVIVGARHPSSDSVAQTPELLRRYPLEDHAEFPLPPDVVFFCQPEGCLSVRQRRMSLREDTSFVFTLTDKDTGVTRYGICVNFYRSFQKRMPKEKGEAGAGSRGKEGPHATCISEEVGTESSESGPSLQPPRADSTPDVNQSPRGKRRAKAESRSRNSTLTSLCVLSHYPFFSTFRECLYTLKRLVDCCSERLLGKKLGIPRGIQRDTMWRIFTGSLLVEEKSSALLHDLREIEAWIYRLLHSPVPVSGQKRVDIEVLPQELQQALTFALPDPSRFTLVDFPLHLPLELLGVDACLQVLTCILLEHKVVLQSRDYNALSMSVMAFVAMIYPLEYMFPVIPLLPTCMASAEQLLLAPTPYIIGVPASFFLYKLDFKMPDDVWLVDLDSSRVIAPTNAEVLPILPEPESLELKKHLKQALASMSLNTQPILNLEKFHEGQEIPLLLGRPSNDLQSTPSTEFNPLIYGNDVDSVDVATRVAMVRFFNSPNVLQGFQMHTRTLRLFPRPVVAFQAGSFLASRPRQTPFAEKLARTQAVEYFGEWILNPTNYAFQRIHNNTFDPALIGDKPKWYTHQLQPVHYRVYDSSSHLAEALSVPPEHDSDSDPTDDSGSDSMDYDDSSSSYSSLGDFVSEMMKCDINGDTPNVDPLTYAALGDASEVAIDELQSQKEAGEPGPDGENSQENLPLRSSSSTTASSSPSTVIHGASSEPADSMEMDDKAAVGVSKSLPSVPPGIGKANVDRRQTETGEGAQKLLRPNSLKLASDSDAESDSRASSPTSTVSNNSTEGFGGIMSFASSLYRNHSTSFSLSNLTLPTKGAREKTTPFPSLKVFGLNTLMEIVTEAGPGSGEGNRRALVDQKSSVIKHSPTVKREPPSPQGRSSNSSENQQFLKEVVHSVLDGQGVGWLNTKKVRRLLESEQLRVFVLSKLNRTVQSEDEARQDIIPDVEISRKVYKGMLDLLKCTVLSLEQSYTHAGLGGMASIFALLEIAQTHYYSKEPDKRKRSPTESVYTPIGKDPGLAGRGDPKAMAQLRVPQLGPRAASASGRSPKELDTRSLKEENFVASIGPEVTKPTFDLGETEEKKSQVSADSGVSLTSGPQRTDPDSVIGVSPAVMIRSSSQDSEVSNSSGETLGADSDLSSNAGDGPGGEGSTHLAGSRGALSDSEIETNSATSALFGKAHSLKPSVKEKLVGSPVRFSEDVSQRVYLYEGLLGRDKGSMWDQLEDAAMETFSISKERSTLWDQMQFWEDAFLDAVMLEREGMGMDQGPQEMIDRYLSLGEHDRKRLEDDEDRLLATLLHNLISYMLLMKVNKNDIRKKVRRLMGKSHIGLVYSQQINEVLDQLANLNGRDLSIRSSGSRHMKKQTFVVHAGTDTNGDIFFMEVCDDCVVLRSNIGTVYERWWYEKLINMTYCPKTKVLCLWRRNGSETQLNKFYTKKCRELYYCVKDSMERAAARQQSIKPGPELGGEFPVQDMKTGEGGLLQVTLEGINLKFMHNQFLKLKKW; this is translated from the exons ATGGTGCAAAAGAAGAAGTCCTGTCCTCGGTTACTTGACTACCTAGTGATCGTAGGGGCCAG GCACCCGAGCAGTGATAGCGTggcccagactccagaactgctACGGCGATACCCGTTAGAGGATCACGCCGAGTTTCCCCTGCCCCCGGATGTCGTGTTCTTCTGCCAGCCGGAGGGCTGCCTGAGTGTGCGACAACGGCGCATGAGCCTGCGCGAGGACACCTCTTTTGTCTTCACTCTCACCGACAAGGACACCGGAGTCACGCGTTATGGCATCTGTGTTAACTTCTACCGCTCCTTCCAAAAGCGCATGCCTAAGGAAAAGGGGGAGGCCGGGGCAGGGTCCCGTGGGAAGGAAGGACCCCATGCCACCTGCATCTCAGAAGAGGTTGGCACCGAGAGCTCGGAGAGTGGCCCGTCCCTGCAGCCTCCCCGTGCCGACTCTACCCCGGATGTGAACCAGTCTCCTCGGGGCAAACGCCGGGCCAAGGCGGAGAGCCGTTCCCGCAACAGCACTCTGACGTCCCTGTGTGTGCTCAGCCATTACCCCTTCTTCTCCACCTTCCGAGAGTGTCTGTACACCCTCAAACGTCTGGTGGACTGCTGTAGTGAGCGACTGCTGGGCAAGAAACTGGGCATCCCTCGAGGCATACAAAG GGACACCATGTGGCGCATCTTTACTGGATCGCTGTTAGTGGAGGAGAAGTCCAGTGCCCTTCTGCACGACCTTCGAGAGATTGAGGCCTGGATCTATCGATTGCTGCACTCCCCAGTACCCGTCTCAGGGCAGAAGCGAGTGGACATTGAGGTCCTGCCCCAGGAGCTCCAGCAAGCTCTGACCTTTGCTCTTCCAGACCCCTCTCGATTCACCCTAGTGGATTTCCCACTGCACCTTCCCTTGGAACTTCTGGGTGTGGATGCCTGTCTTCAGGTGCTAACCTGCATCCTGTTAGAGCACAAG GTGGTGCTGCAGTCCCGAGACTACAATGCACTCTCCATGTCTGTGATGGCATTTGTGGCAATGATTTATCCCTTGGAGTATATGTTTCCTGTTATCCCACTGCTGCCCACCTGCATGGCGTCCGCAGAACAG CTGTTGTTGGCTCCAACACCGTACATCATCGGGGTCCCTGCCAGCTTCTTCCTCTACAAACTGGACTTCAAAATGCCTGATGATGTATGGCTAGTGGATCTGGACAGCAGTAGG GTGATTGCCCCCACCAATGCAGAAGTGCTACCTATCCTTCCAGAACCAGAATCATTAGAGttgaaaaaacatttaaaacag GCCCTCGCCAGCATGAGTCTCAACACCCAGCCCATCCTCAATCTGGAGAAATTCCACGAAGGCCAGGAGATCCCTCTTCTCTTGGGAAGGCCTTCTAATGACCTGCAGTCTACACCGTCCACTGAATTCAACCCACTCATCTATGGCAACGATGTGGATTCTGTGGATGTCGCAACCAG AGTGGCCATGGTCCGTTTCTTCAACTCCCCCAACGTGCTGCAGGGCTTTCAGATGCACACACGTACCCTGCGTCTCTTCCCCCGGCCCGTGGTAGCTTTCCAAGCTGGCTCCTTTCTAGCCTCACGTCCCCGGCAGACTCCTTTTGCTGAGAAACTGGCCAGGACTCAGGCTGTGGAGTACTTTGGAGAATGGATCCTCAACCCCACCAACTATGCCTTTCAGCGGATTCACAACA ACACGTTCGATCCAGCCCTGATAGGCGACAAGCCGAAGTGGTACACCCACCAGCTGCAGCCTGTCCACTATCGAGTGTATGACAGCAGTTCCCATCTGGCCGAGGCGCTGAGCGTGCCGCCGGAGCACGactctgactctgaccctactGATGACAG CGGCAGTGATAGTATGGATTATGATGACTCAAGCTCTTCTTACTCTTCCCTTGGTGACTTTGTCAGTGAGATGATGAAATGTGACATCAATGGTGATACTCCTA ACGTGGATCCTCTGACATACGCGGCACTGGGGGATGCCAGTGAGGTAGCTATTGATGAGCTGCAGAGCCAGAAGGAAGCAGGGGAACCTGGCCCAGACGGCGAGAACTCTCAGGAAAACCTCCCTCTGCGTTCCAGCTCCAGCACCACcgccagcagtagccccagcacCGTTATCCATGGAGCCAGTTCT GAACCTGCCGACTCAATGGAGATGGATGATAAGGCAGCAGTAGGCGTCTCCAAGTCCCTCCCCAGCGTGCCTCCCGGCATTGGCAAAGCGAACGTGGACAGGCGTCAGACAGAAACTGGAGAGGG GGCTCAAAAGCTGCTGCGGCCCAACAGCTTGAAGCTGGCAAGTGACTCAGATGCAGAGTCAGACTCTCGAGCGAGCTCGCCCACCTCCACCGTCTCCAACAACAGCACTGAGGGCTTCGGGGGCATCATGTCTTTTGCCA GCAGCCTGTATCGGAACCACAGTACGAGCTTCAGTCTTTCAAATCTCACACTGCCTACCAAAGGAGCGCGAGAGAAAACCACGCCCTTCCCCAGTCTGAAAG TATTTGGGCTAAATACTCTAATGGAGATTGTTACTGAAGCCGGCCCCGGGAGTGGTGAAG GAAACAGGAGGGCCTTGGTGGACCAGAAGTCATCGGTCATTAAACACAGCCCAACAGTGAAAAGAGAGCCTCCATCACCTCAGGGCCGATCCAGCAATTCTAg TGAGAACCAGCAGTTCCTGAAGGAGGTGGTGCACAGCGTGCTGGACGGCCAGGGGGTTGGCTGGCTCAACACGAAGAAGGTGCGACGGCTGCTGGAGAGCGAGCAGCTGAGAGTCTTTGTCCTGAGCAAGCTGAACCGCACGGTGCAGTCAGAGGACGAGGCCCGGCAGGACATCATCCCAGATGTG GAGATCAGTCGGAAGGTGTACAAGGGCATGTTAGACCTGCTCAAGTGCACGGTCCTCAGTCTGGAGCAGTCCTACACCCACGCAGGTCTGGGTGGCATGGCCAGCATCTTTGCACTTCTGGAGATCGCCCAGACCCACTACTATAGTAAAG AACCAGATAAGCGGAAGAGAAGTCCAACAGAGAGTGTATATACACCAATTGGCAAGGATCCTGGCCTGGCTGGGCGGGGGGACCCAAAGGCCATGGCACAGCTGAGAGTCCCCCAGCTGGGACCTCGGGCAGCAAGTGCCTCGGGAAGGAGTCCCAAGGAACTGGACACCAGAAGTCTAAAGGAGGAGAACTTTGTAGCATCTATCG GGCCTGAAGTAACCAAACCCACCTTTGACCTTGGTGAGACAGAGGAGAAGAAGTCCCAAGTCAGCGCAGACAGTGGTGTGAGCCTGACATCTGGTCCCCAG AGGACTGATCCAGATTCTGTCATTGGTGTGAGTCCAGCCGTTATGATCCGAAGCTCAAGTCAGGACTCTGAA gtGAGTAATAGCTCTGGAGAGACCCTTGGAGCAGACAGTGACCTGAGCAGCAATGCAGGTGATGGACCAGGCGGTGAGGGCAGCACCCACTTGGCGGGCTCTAGAGGCGCGTTGTCTGATAGTGAAATTGAAACCAACTCTGCCACCAGTGCTCTCTTT GGTAAAGCCCACAGCTTGAAGCCAAGTGTAAAGGAGAAGCTGGTGGGCAGCCCAGTTCGCTTTTCTGAAGATGTAAGCCAGCGAGTCTATCTCTACGAGGGACTCCTAG GAAGGGACAAAGGATCGATGTGGGACCAGTTAGAGGATGCTGCCATGGAGACCTTTTCTATAA GCAAAGAGCGTTCTACTTTATGGGACCAAATGCAGTTCTGGGAAGATGCGTTCTTAGATGCTGTGATGTTGGAGAGAGAAGGGATGGGTATGGACCAGGGTCCCCAGGAAATGATAGACAG GTACCTGTCCCTAGGAGAACATGACCGGAAGCGCCTAGAGGATGATGAGGATCGTTTGCTGGCCACGCTCCTGCACAACCTCATCTCCTACATGCTGCTGATGAAG GTAAATAAGAATGATATCCGGAAGAAGGTGAGGCGCCTGATGGGAAAGTCGCATATTGGGCTTGTGTACAGCCAGCAAATCAACGAAGTGCTTGACCAGCTGGCAAACCTG AACGGACGAGATCTCTCTATCCGGTCCAGTGGCAGCCGGCACATGAAGAAGCAGACATTTGTGGTACATGCGGGGACAGACACAAATGGAGATATCTTTTTCATGGAG GTGTGTGACGACTGCGTAGTGCTGCGTAGTAACATTGGGACCGTGTACGAGCGCTGGTGGTACGAGAAGCTCATCAACATGACCTACTGTCCCAAGACCAAGGTGCTATGCTTGTGGCGTAGAAACGGCTCTGAGACCCAGCTCAACAAATTCTATACTAAGAAG TGTCGGGAGCTGTACTACTGCGTGAAGGACAGCATGGAGCGTGCCGCCGCCCGACAGCAGAGCATCAAACCCG GGCCAGAGCTGGGCGGCGAGTTCCCTGTGCAGGACATGAAGACTGGCGAGGGTGGCTTGCTGCAGGTCACCCTAGAAGGGATCAACCTCAAGTTCATGCACAACCAG TTCCTGAAATTAAAGAAGTGGTGA
- the MADD gene encoding MAP kinase-activating death domain protein isoform X37, translating into MVQKKKSCPRLLDYLVIVGARHPSSDSVAQTPELLRRYPLEDHAEFPLPPDVVFFCQPEGCLSVRQRRMSLREDTSFVFTLTDKDTGVTRYGICVNFYRSFQKRMPKEKGEAGAGSRGKEGPHATCISEEVGTESSESGPSLQPPRADSTPDVNQSPRGKRRAKAESRSRNSTLTSLCVLSHYPFFSTFRECLYTLKRLVDCCSERLLGKKLGIPRGIQRDTMWRIFTGSLLVEEKSSALLHDLREIEAWIYRLLHSPVPVSGQKRVDIEVLPQELQQALTFALPDPSRFTLVDFPLHLPLELLGVDACLQVLTCILLEHKVVLQSRDYNALSMSVMAFVAMIYPLEYMFPVIPLLPTCMASAEQLLLAPTPYIIGVPASFFLYKLDFKMPDDVWLVDLDSSRVIAPTNAEVLPILPEPESLELKKHLKQALASMSLNTQPILNLEKFHEGQEIPLLLGRPSNDLQSTPSTEFNPLIYGNDVDSVDVATRVAMVRFFNSPNVLQGFQMHTRTLRLFPRPVVAFQAGSFLASRPRQTPFAEKLARTQAVEYFGEWILNPTNYAFQRIHNNTFDPALIGDKPKWYTHQLQPVHYRVYDSSSHLAEALSVPPEHDSDSDPTDDSGSDSMDYDDSSSSYSSLGDFVSEMMKCDINGDTPNVDPLTYAALGDASEVAIDELQSQKEAGEPGPDGENSQENLPLRSSSSTTASSSPSTVIHGASSEPADSMEMDDKAAVGVSKSLPSVPPGIGKANVDRRQTETGEGAQKLLRPNSLKLASDSDAESDSRASSPTSTVSNNSTEGFGGIMSFASSLYRNHSTSFSLSNLTLPTKGAREKTTPFPSLKVFGLNTLMEIVTEAGPGSGEGNRRALVDQKSSVIKHSPTVKREPPSPQGRSSNSSENQQFLKEVVHSVLDGQGVGWLNTKKVRRLLESEQLRVFVLSKLNRTVQSEDEARQDIIPDVEISRKVYKGMLDLLKCTVLSLEQSYTHAGLGGMASIFALLEIAQTHYYSKEPDKRKRSPTESVYTPIGKDPGLAGRGDPKAMAQLRVPQLGPRAASASGRSPKELDTRSLKEENFVASIGPEVTKPTFDLGETEEKKSQVSADSGVSLTSGPQRTDPDSVIGVSPAVMIRSSSQDSEVSTVSNSSGETLGADSDLSSNAGDGPGGEGSTHLAGSRGALSDSEIETNSATSALFGKAHSLKPSVKEKLVGSPVRFSEDVSQRVYLYEGLLGRDKGSMWDQLEDAAMETFSISKERSTLWDQMQFWEDAFLDAVMLEREGMGMDQGPQEMIDRYLSLGEHDRKRLEDDEDRLLATLLHNLISYMLLMKVNKNDIRKKVRRLMGKSHIGLVYSQQINEVLDQLANLNGRDLSIRSSGSRHMKKQTFVVHAGTDTNGDIFFMEVCDDCVVLRSNIGTVYERWWYEKLINMTYCPKTKVLCLWRRNGSETQLNKFYTKKCRELYYCVKDSMERAAARQQSIKPGPELGGEFPVQDMKTGEGGLLQVTLEGINLKFMHNQFLKLKKW; encoded by the exons ATGGTGCAAAAGAAGAAGTCCTGTCCTCGGTTACTTGACTACCTAGTGATCGTAGGGGCCAG GCACCCGAGCAGTGATAGCGTggcccagactccagaactgctACGGCGATACCCGTTAGAGGATCACGCCGAGTTTCCCCTGCCCCCGGATGTCGTGTTCTTCTGCCAGCCGGAGGGCTGCCTGAGTGTGCGACAACGGCGCATGAGCCTGCGCGAGGACACCTCTTTTGTCTTCACTCTCACCGACAAGGACACCGGAGTCACGCGTTATGGCATCTGTGTTAACTTCTACCGCTCCTTCCAAAAGCGCATGCCTAAGGAAAAGGGGGAGGCCGGGGCAGGGTCCCGTGGGAAGGAAGGACCCCATGCCACCTGCATCTCAGAAGAGGTTGGCACCGAGAGCTCGGAGAGTGGCCCGTCCCTGCAGCCTCCCCGTGCCGACTCTACCCCGGATGTGAACCAGTCTCCTCGGGGCAAACGCCGGGCCAAGGCGGAGAGCCGTTCCCGCAACAGCACTCTGACGTCCCTGTGTGTGCTCAGCCATTACCCCTTCTTCTCCACCTTCCGAGAGTGTCTGTACACCCTCAAACGTCTGGTGGACTGCTGTAGTGAGCGACTGCTGGGCAAGAAACTGGGCATCCCTCGAGGCATACAAAG GGACACCATGTGGCGCATCTTTACTGGATCGCTGTTAGTGGAGGAGAAGTCCAGTGCCCTTCTGCACGACCTTCGAGAGATTGAGGCCTGGATCTATCGATTGCTGCACTCCCCAGTACCCGTCTCAGGGCAGAAGCGAGTGGACATTGAGGTCCTGCCCCAGGAGCTCCAGCAAGCTCTGACCTTTGCTCTTCCAGACCCCTCTCGATTCACCCTAGTGGATTTCCCACTGCACCTTCCCTTGGAACTTCTGGGTGTGGATGCCTGTCTTCAGGTGCTAACCTGCATCCTGTTAGAGCACAAG GTGGTGCTGCAGTCCCGAGACTACAATGCACTCTCCATGTCTGTGATGGCATTTGTGGCAATGATTTATCCCTTGGAGTATATGTTTCCTGTTATCCCACTGCTGCCCACCTGCATGGCGTCCGCAGAACAG CTGTTGTTGGCTCCAACACCGTACATCATCGGGGTCCCTGCCAGCTTCTTCCTCTACAAACTGGACTTCAAAATGCCTGATGATGTATGGCTAGTGGATCTGGACAGCAGTAGG GTGATTGCCCCCACCAATGCAGAAGTGCTACCTATCCTTCCAGAACCAGAATCATTAGAGttgaaaaaacatttaaaacag GCCCTCGCCAGCATGAGTCTCAACACCCAGCCCATCCTCAATCTGGAGAAATTCCACGAAGGCCAGGAGATCCCTCTTCTCTTGGGAAGGCCTTCTAATGACCTGCAGTCTACACCGTCCACTGAATTCAACCCACTCATCTATGGCAACGATGTGGATTCTGTGGATGTCGCAACCAG AGTGGCCATGGTCCGTTTCTTCAACTCCCCCAACGTGCTGCAGGGCTTTCAGATGCACACACGTACCCTGCGTCTCTTCCCCCGGCCCGTGGTAGCTTTCCAAGCTGGCTCCTTTCTAGCCTCACGTCCCCGGCAGACTCCTTTTGCTGAGAAACTGGCCAGGACTCAGGCTGTGGAGTACTTTGGAGAATGGATCCTCAACCCCACCAACTATGCCTTTCAGCGGATTCACAACA ACACGTTCGATCCAGCCCTGATAGGCGACAAGCCGAAGTGGTACACCCACCAGCTGCAGCCTGTCCACTATCGAGTGTATGACAGCAGTTCCCATCTGGCCGAGGCGCTGAGCGTGCCGCCGGAGCACGactctgactctgaccctactGATGACAG CGGCAGTGATAGTATGGATTATGATGACTCAAGCTCTTCTTACTCTTCCCTTGGTGACTTTGTCAGTGAGATGATGAAATGTGACATCAATGGTGATACTCCTA ACGTGGATCCTCTGACATACGCGGCACTGGGGGATGCCAGTGAGGTAGCTATTGATGAGCTGCAGAGCCAGAAGGAAGCAGGGGAACCTGGCCCAGACGGCGAGAACTCTCAGGAAAACCTCCCTCTGCGTTCCAGCTCCAGCACCACcgccagcagtagccccagcacCGTTATCCATGGAGCCAGTTCT GAACCTGCCGACTCAATGGAGATGGATGATAAGGCAGCAGTAGGCGTCTCCAAGTCCCTCCCCAGCGTGCCTCCCGGCATTGGCAAAGCGAACGTGGACAGGCGTCAGACAGAAACTGGAGAGGG GGCTCAAAAGCTGCTGCGGCCCAACAGCTTGAAGCTGGCAAGTGACTCAGATGCAGAGTCAGACTCTCGAGCGAGCTCGCCCACCTCCACCGTCTCCAACAACAGCACTGAGGGCTTCGGGGGCATCATGTCTTTTGCCA GCAGCCTGTATCGGAACCACAGTACGAGCTTCAGTCTTTCAAATCTCACACTGCCTACCAAAGGAGCGCGAGAGAAAACCACGCCCTTCCCCAGTCTGAAAG TATTTGGGCTAAATACTCTAATGGAGATTGTTACTGAAGCCGGCCCCGGGAGTGGTGAAG GAAACAGGAGGGCCTTGGTGGACCAGAAGTCATCGGTCATTAAACACAGCCCAACAGTGAAAAGAGAGCCTCCATCACCTCAGGGCCGATCCAGCAATTCTAg TGAGAACCAGCAGTTCCTGAAGGAGGTGGTGCACAGCGTGCTGGACGGCCAGGGGGTTGGCTGGCTCAACACGAAGAAGGTGCGACGGCTGCTGGAGAGCGAGCAGCTGAGAGTCTTTGTCCTGAGCAAGCTGAACCGCACGGTGCAGTCAGAGGACGAGGCCCGGCAGGACATCATCCCAGATGTG GAGATCAGTCGGAAGGTGTACAAGGGCATGTTAGACCTGCTCAAGTGCACGGTCCTCAGTCTGGAGCAGTCCTACACCCACGCAGGTCTGGGTGGCATGGCCAGCATCTTTGCACTTCTGGAGATCGCCCAGACCCACTACTATAGTAAAG AACCAGATAAGCGGAAGAGAAGTCCAACAGAGAGTGTATATACACCAATTGGCAAGGATCCTGGCCTGGCTGGGCGGGGGGACCCAAAGGCCATGGCACAGCTGAGAGTCCCCCAGCTGGGACCTCGGGCAGCAAGTGCCTCGGGAAGGAGTCCCAAGGAACTGGACACCAGAAGTCTAAAGGAGGAGAACTTTGTAGCATCTATCG GGCCTGAAGTAACCAAACCCACCTTTGACCTTGGTGAGACAGAGGAGAAGAAGTCCCAAGTCAGCGCAGACAGTGGTGTGAGCCTGACATCTGGTCCCCAG AGGACTGATCCAGATTCTGTCATTGGTGTGAGTCCAGCCGTTATGATCCGAAGCTCAAGTCAGGACTCTGAAGTTAGCACC gtGAGTAATAGCTCTGGAGAGACCCTTGGAGCAGACAGTGACCTGAGCAGCAATGCAGGTGATGGACCAGGCGGTGAGGGCAGCACCCACTTGGCGGGCTCTAGAGGCGCGTTGTCTGATAGTGAAATTGAAACCAACTCTGCCACCAGTGCTCTCTTT GGTAAAGCCCACAGCTTGAAGCCAAGTGTAAAGGAGAAGCTGGTGGGCAGCCCAGTTCGCTTTTCTGAAGATGTAAGCCAGCGAGTCTATCTCTACGAGGGACTCCTAG GAAGGGACAAAGGATCGATGTGGGACCAGTTAGAGGATGCTGCCATGGAGACCTTTTCTATAA GCAAAGAGCGTTCTACTTTATGGGACCAAATGCAGTTCTGGGAAGATGCGTTCTTAGATGCTGTGATGTTGGAGAGAGAAGGGATGGGTATGGACCAGGGTCCCCAGGAAATGATAGACAG GTACCTGTCCCTAGGAGAACATGACCGGAAGCGCCTAGAGGATGATGAGGATCGTTTGCTGGCCACGCTCCTGCACAACCTCATCTCCTACATGCTGCTGATGAAG GTAAATAAGAATGATATCCGGAAGAAGGTGAGGCGCCTGATGGGAAAGTCGCATATTGGGCTTGTGTACAGCCAGCAAATCAACGAAGTGCTTGACCAGCTGGCAAACCTG AACGGACGAGATCTCTCTATCCGGTCCAGTGGCAGCCGGCACATGAAGAAGCAGACATTTGTGGTACATGCGGGGACAGACACAAATGGAGATATCTTTTTCATGGAG GTGTGTGACGACTGCGTAGTGCTGCGTAGTAACATTGGGACCGTGTACGAGCGCTGGTGGTACGAGAAGCTCATCAACATGACCTACTGTCCCAAGACCAAGGTGCTATGCTTGTGGCGTAGAAACGGCTCTGAGACCCAGCTCAACAAATTCTATACTAAGAAG TGTCGGGAGCTGTACTACTGCGTGAAGGACAGCATGGAGCGTGCCGCCGCCCGACAGCAGAGCATCAAACCCG GGCCAGAGCTGGGCGGCGAGTTCCCTGTGCAGGACATGAAGACTGGCGAGGGTGGCTTGCTGCAGGTCACCCTAGAAGGGATCAACCTCAAGTTCATGCACAACCAG TTCCTGAAATTAAAGAAGTGGTGA